The sequence below is a genomic window from Glycine max cultivar Williams 82 chromosome 20, Glycine_max_v4.0, whole genome shotgun sequence.
ctcctataaatatttatagaaaaaattatccaaactaacccttaatataagaaaatattcatcaaacaaaattttctttttatctataAGAAGCAGaaatagatattaaaaaatttacagcaACTCACGCACTTTGTTCAACCAATTAAGTTAGACTCCTTGTATTCAAACAAGCAGTTGACCAGTAACATAAAGTACACTGGATACAGgtgtatataaaattataaataaaaaaggatcattttcgTAAGTTCTACAATGTCAAATTCATTTCACATATTCCCAACCGGCCAACCCCcctgcaaaaaaaataataattaagtacaCATATTGGAGTCTACTTATTggtttaatgttatattttcaaCCCTGGCTTCTATATCAGCAGTACTAGAGTTACTTAGTTCAGATGCAAGCTGTCTCAGTGAACTCCTCAAATCATTGCATGGCTCCAGAAATACATCTGATGCGCCTAGAAGTTCTCCTACCTCCACTTGCACAGCATCAATAATGCTGTGAATTTTCTCCAAAGCTGCATTTATGGCAGGAATCTCTTGTGGGGGATAAAGGCAAGCTCCAATCTCATCGATCTGTCGACCAAGTTCATGACACAGCTGCAACAACTTCTCCAGAGAATTTACAAAACTGCTGTTGTCATTTGGTTTTTCCAGCTTAAGCAAGCCTATGATGGAGtgaataagtatttttataaatgaaagcGTATTAGAGACAACCTCAATTGCTCTTTCAGCCACTTTCATCTCTTCAGGTGACAGGTCATTCCCTAGATCACCTTCACTTGAATTATCATCATGTGGCTCAGACGCTGCTTCTGCACAACTCTCACCAGCAGCTTCGTCAACTTGATCATCACATGAAACAGGTTTCAATTCTTTCATCTCACGAAGAACGTCCTTCACTGAAACAGCAACCTGTGTCATTCCTCTCCCAATTGCTGTAATATTTGTGGAAGGAGTCTTTTTAAGGGCAGAACAGGCTTCCCAGACAGCACCAACCA
It includes:
- the LOC100800265 gene encoding uncharacterized protein isoform X1, with protein sequence MSVANPNSQGLSSTTLVPNAVTPVCAVKKKKMAVKSKKEKEHLNLLLGSHLTTIHETLQVLDQTPPSSSSAKVTWDDVIKMAEQVSKQATTVGMLWTGEKPDAKAVEENMASYFNTLQGFLLLSHGSTVGAGPTLSSAVHASVKQVVDSSFRLMKETVSLYGYHSKDLKISVPQLVGAVWEACSALKKTPSTNITAIGRGMTQVAVSVKDVLREMKELKPVSCDDQVDEAAGESCAEAASEPHDDNSSEGDLGNDLSPEEMKVAERAIEVVSNTLSFIKILIHSIIGLLKLEKPNDNSSFVNSLEKLLQLCHELGRQIDEIGACLYPPQEIPAINAALEKIHSIIDAVQVEVGELLGASDVFLEPCNDLRSSLRQLASELSNSSTADIEARVENITLNQ